One Oncorhynchus kisutch isolate 150728-3 linkage group LG13, Okis_V2, whole genome shotgun sequence DNA window includes the following coding sequences:
- the LOC109902388 gene encoding amyloid-beta A4 precursor protein-binding family A member 3 produces MYVESPFQPGNVLPMMRALIHKMEAGNCPAGNEEKQTVSSPSAQQENTACGGPAVDEPDSQSQFSRAASYPESEDLDSFNLIEPPPLDWRSDDSSEAGSVEEMDDPSFPPSLVPVDILEDRLSESLPPLYTSDTAASSLVVSQEELIDYAPKDNTPTKQVLDPSKEGGEVGDAMEEKVEIRKTGDKDHTQIHHLLNRLQVIGESPLPRDSTSDPTPPPPSEFSEPSEFEPPCPSLLMDISPLLPDPEHYPKQASEMLFSESNQRDLLGLLECTEIGASQPSSSDIKVPPYMARRGEMDAVVSVSYNQEDGERFWEHFGNGWRLRHRDDSVESFPEDEVPEPVWMKIGEEAPEVDSAENSQQGAEDHPAYKDVPGPCDPNDLLDGVIFGANYLGSTQLKSDKNPSTNARMKQAQEAVDRIKAPEGESQPMTEVDLFISTQRIKVLSADTQEAMMDHPLQMISYIADIGSIVVLMARRKPAGGRKGQEGNPAGVNSPGPQNKCCMICHVFNSDEAQVIAQAIGQAFGVAYQQFLHANGIKASELRPSEYSDYLGTQEHYNGDLVHFSDSDNIREVSISKAPREIVGVAVVESGWGSILPTVMVANLLHDGPAERCGALSIGDRIMSVNGTSLVGLPIATCQSIIRDLKNQAEVKLSIVHCPPVTMAIIKRPDPKFQLGFSVEDGIICSLMRGGIAERGGIRVGHRIIEINGQSVVATPHEKIIHILTDAVGEIHLKTMPASTYRLLTGQETPVFL; encoded by the exons atgtatgtggagTCTCCATTTCAACCTGGTAATGTGCTGCCTATGATGCGTGCTCTTATCCACAAAATGGAGGCAGGTAATTGCCCTGCTGGAAACGAGGAGAAACAAACCGTTTCCTCACCTTCAGCTCAACAGGAGAACACTGCCTGTGGTGGACCTGCTGTAGATGAGCCAGACAGCCAAAGCCAGTTCTCTAGAGCTGCTTCTTACCCTGAATCAGAAGACCTGGACTCCTTTAACCTAATAGAACCCCCTCCTCTGGACTGGAGGTCAGACGACTCTAGTGAAGCAGGTTCAGTGGAAGAGATGGACGACCCTAGCTTCCCTCCCTCCTTGGTCCCTGTGGACATTTTAGAGGACAGATTAAGTGAGTCCCTACCTCCCTTGTACACCAGTGACACTGCAGCTTCTTCTCTGGTAGTTAGCCAGGAGGAGCTAATCGACTATGCTCCTAAGGATAACACCCCAACCAAACAGGTTCTGGATCCTAgcaaagagggaggagaggtgggggatgcGATGGAGGAGAAGGTTGAGATCAGGAAAACAGGTGACAAAGACCACACGCAGATCCACCACCTGCTAAACCGACTCCAGGTCATTGGAGAAAGCCCTCTCCCCAGGGACTCAACCTCtgaccctacaccaccaccaccatcagaaTTCTCTGAACCCTCTGAATTTGAGCCTCCATGCCCATCTCTGTTGATGGACATCAGCCCATTGCTACCAGACCCAGAGCATTACCCGAAACAGGCCTCGGAGATGCTTTTCTCAGAGAGTAACCAGAGAGACCTATTAGGGCTGTTGGAGTGTACAGAGATAGGGGCTTCCCAGCCCAGTTCCTCTGACATCAAGGTTCCTCCTTACATGGCCCGGAGAGGGGAGATGGACGCGGTGGTGTCGGTCTCCTACAACCAGGAGGATGGCGAAAGGTTCTGGGAACATTTTGGGAACGGCTGGCGGCTGCGCCACAGGGATGACTCCGTGGAGTCTTTCCCGGAGGACGAGGTCCCAGAGCCTGTATGGATGAAGATAGGGGAGGAGGCTCCGGAGGTAGACTCTGCAGAGAACAGTCAGCAG GGGGCAGAGGACCACCCAGCCTATAAAGACG TGCCTGGCCCCTGTGATCCAAATGACCTCCTGGATGGGGTCATATTTGGGGCCAACTATCTGGGCTCCACCCAGCTCAAGTCTGACAAGAACCCCTCCACCAACGCTCGAATGAAACAGGCCCAGGAGGCTGTGGACAGGATCAAA GCCCCAGAGGGAGAGTCTCAGCCTATGACCGAGGTGGATCTCTTCATCTCCACTCAGCGCATCAAAGTCCTCAGCGCAGACACACAG GAGGCCATGATGGACCATCCTCTCCAGATGATCTCCTACATCGCAGACATCGGCAGCATCGTGGTCCTGATGGCCCGCAGGAAGCCGGCCGGGGGGCGTAAGGGCCAGGAGGGGAACCCTGCTGGGGTCAACTCCCCCGGGCCACAGAATAAGTGCTGCATGATCTGCCATGTGTTCAACTCTGACGAG GCCCAGGTGATCGCTCAGGCTATTGGCCAGGCCTTCGGTGTGGCCTACCAGCAGTTCCTCCATGCCAATGGCATCAAGGCCAGTGAGCTGAGGCCCAGCGAGTACAGTGACTACCTGGGGACACAGGAGCACTATAACGGAGACCTGGTACACTTCTCGGATTCAGATAACATCAGAGAG gtGTCCATCTCCAAGGCTCCCAGGGAGATAGTGGGGGTGGCTGTGGTGGAGTCGGGCTGGGGCTCCATCCTGCCCACGGTGATGGTGGCCAACCTGCTCCACGATGGTCCTGCAGAACGCTGCGGGGCCCTCAGCATAGGAGACCGCATCATGTCAGTCAATGGCACTAGCCTGGTGGGCCTCCCCATAGCCACCTGCCAGAGTATAATACGG GATTTAAAAAACCAAGCAGAGGTGAAGCTCAGTATCGTTCACTGCCCTCCCGTCACCATGGCAATTATCAAGCGACCGGACCCAAAATTTCAGTTGGGCTTCAGTGTAGAGGACGGGATT ATCTGCAGTTTGATGCGTGGAGGGATCGCAGAGAGAGGGGGCATCCGGGTTGGACACCGCATCATTGAAATCAATGGGCAGAGTGTGGTAGCCACTCCTCACGAGAAGATCATCCACATTTTGACTGACGCAGtcggggag ATTCACTTGAAGACCATGCCAGCCTCTACATATCGCCTTCTAACGGGACAAGAAACTCCAGTATTTCTCTGA